A genomic stretch from Cloacibacterium caeni includes:
- a CDS encoding beta-propeller fold lactonase family protein: MKNKFKIGMLILFFSIIATKTQAQQIFDGNIKNNSLAISPTGNIALASNSDVNFVSVYNLKSRKLIKKIPGFISPRNIIFSPDGMKFYITDSSTGFLTVLETKNFKIIEKYAVGFGAFGSAISNNGQEIYINNEATNTVTVIDLSSKSVKKIITGFAEPRQGIKLNATNTKIYVTNFASDAISVVDAATLKIDTTITGFSKIRAISITKDGETLFAANSGSNSIAVVNLNTGIIAKTISVGKDPYGASLSSDENILLSGNKEDNSLSIIDVSTLTNIGVITGFNEPRQAIVYSKNGKNVFVLNKDLSISVVNLSEKKIIYSIQN, encoded by the coding sequence ATGAAAAATAAATTCAAAATTGGAATGTTAATACTATTCTTTAGTATTATTGCTACCAAAACTCAAGCGCAACAAATCTTTGACGGCAACATAAAAAATAATTCTTTAGCAATAAGTCCAACCGGAAATATTGCATTAGCATCAAACAGCGACGTAAATTTCGTAAGTGTTTATAATCTAAAATCTCGTAAATTAATAAAAAAGATACCTGGATTCATCAGTCCAAGAAACATCATTTTTTCGCCTGATGGAATGAAGTTTTACATCACTGACAGCAGCACCGGATTTTTAACTGTACTGGAAACAAAGAACTTTAAAATCATTGAAAAATATGCGGTAGGCTTTGGAGCATTTGGTTCAGCAATTAGCAACAATGGTCAGGAAATTTATATTAATAATGAGGCAACAAATACAGTAACGGTAATTGACCTTTCAAGTAAATCGGTAAAAAAAATAATAACAGGTTTTGCCGAACCAAGACAAGGTATTAAATTAAACGCAACAAATACAAAGATTTACGTGACCAATTTTGCCAGCGACGCTATTTCTGTTGTGGACGCAGCAACTTTAAAAATCGATACAACTATTACTGGTTTTAGCAAAATAAGAGCTATCTCTATTACTAAAGATGGTGAAACATTATTTGCTGCTAATAGTGGTTCCAATTCCATTGCAGTAGTTAATTTAAATACAGGTATAATCGCTAAAACAATTTCTGTAGGCAAAGATCCTTATGGCGCATCATTATCTTCAGATGAAAACATTTTATTGAGTGGAAATAAGGAAGATAATTCTCTTTCAATAATTGATGTATCAACATTAACTAATATTGGAGTGATAACAGGATTTAATGAACCAAGACAAGCGATTGTTTACTCTAAAAACGGTAAAAATGTATTTGTACTAAACAAAGATTTATCTATTAGTGTAGTTAATCTTTCTGAAAAGAAAATAATATATAGTATTCAGAATTAA